CAAAAATACTTTGCATCTGTCTTAAATTCTCTATCATATTTGCATGTGATCATGACTCCTCCTCCTGAATATCCCGTCACACTGATGGAGCTCAACACACCTACAACAACCAACATCTATCACAACACTAATACAGTATAATCaattcaatgtgtttttaaaggtCATTTTACCATATCATCATTCATCATGAATACATCTGGTCAGTGGTCATTATATTTAATCTCTTCAGTGATGTGATTGTTGGATCAGGATGTGATCAGACTCTTACCAGGAATCATGAGCAGAGTGAAAGTCCAGATGATCTTCATTCTTCTCTCTTTTTCACTGATCTTCTGTCAGTAGTAGATTCAGCTCTTCTCAAACTCTTGTCTTCAGATTAGGGTTGGGTCTTTTTTCCTGGTTGAACATGAGAAGATGAACATGACAGAGAGACGCCCATTTCCTCTGAGAGAAAGACACTGAAGTTGATAAAGAGGAATTGAAACTAATTCTTCACACAGGCTCTTAGAACAGACAGAGGCTTCAGATTGTAGGTGTGAAAGCAGATTAATTACATGCATAAAAACAGTTAATTTGCACACGCTGAAGAGAGGAGGGTGATTCTGAGCAGCATTTACCAATCGTATCTGGaagcagcctttatgatgcaagctgagattgcatcactcagcgatgcaatgtcagacacaatgctctCAAGGAAGCGAGTGACGTCACTttgaggggtagggttaagggtggggttaggtgagcccattcaaaagcattgcatgcagctcagcactgcaccaggtctgcatccagacccctctcgcaTTTACAGCAGTTCTGAGAGCTGTAGAAGTGGAGGATCCTCCAAAATCCTCTGAATCACACAGTTTGGTTGATTATAGTGTAGGCACCCTGCCTTATCAATTTGAACCTTTGTACACAAACGAGAGCCTGAGTTCCTGTCAAGGCATGCACTGAAATCTCACAAGGGAATTGTTCCCAACTGTgtctgttaaaaataattaaacaggtAATACAATggcggcggttcattctgctgtggcgaccccagattaataaaggcactaagccgaaaagaaaatgaaggaataaataatgcaaagaccattgttgtgttgttttataGATAACAAGGTGGGTCAGGGGATAGCAtgatcgcctaacagcaagaaggttgctggttcgagccccgactgggtcagtggtcatttctgtgtggagtttgcatgttctccctgtgttggcgtgggttacctccaggtgcttcggtttcccctatagtccaaacacatgcgctataggggaattgaataagttacattgaccatagtgtatgagtgtgaatgcaagagtgtatgggtgtttcccagtgatgggttgcagctggaagggcatccgctgtgtaaaaaatatgctggataagttggtggcgtTGGTGGATGTTTTGGACTTCTCCTTTGTCTCTCACACCCATTACAGAGCTTtctgtctctgctaatgagctacTGATCTGAATCAgaggtgtttggttaaggagacaggaaaatgtgcagagctgaacAGATGAACATGACAGAGAGACGCCCTTTtcctctgagagagagagagagagagagagagagagagagagagagagagactgagattATGATGGTCACACATCCAAAGAGcaatggaaaacaatgtaaagtgcagtttaaaataaatgtacacacagaTGCTTCAgaatgattataataaataatgcaatatacaTTTGAAACTGGCTTTAGTAAGCATACAAATCAGATTAAAGGCAATTACAATTACAAAGAGTTAAAATAATGTAAGAAATGTTTACAATGTgagatatacacatacataccaCATACACTTCAGCAATGTGCATGTCGAGGACAAAAGGTTGGCCTGAGACTGGTCAGATAATGTCATGCACTGGGCATGCAACAGACGTGAGGATCCAAGTCTTACAAACTAActtcaagaggagcatgtgatttgattgatcacggctgatctctcatctgtaatcagcaataatcagattgattcaagaatccccccttccaccccatctcctccttttctaccttttaccagggggagctctccagacctgatcttggacccccttacatgctaattgaccaggcgggagtcctgggctcaattatctccaagctcagggttatCTCCTGgggcagcatgccaaacctgctaatagcatcaagcgATATCTAtgtgtgaacttttgaaataaAGATGATATAaaaaccgcaaaaaaaaaaaaaataataataataataatgataaggaTAAATCCAcaagagcaggggtgtccaaactcggtcctggagggccggtgtcctgcagattttagctccaacttgcctcaacacacctgcatggatgtttctagaaagcctagtaagtgcttcattagctggcccaggtgtgtctgattggggttggaactaaactttgcaggacaccggccctccaggaccgagcttggacatgcctgcacaAGAGTAATCTGGTTTGAGTAATATGTGCAAAGAATTATGGGAGTTGGAGTCTGAGTGGCTCATCTGCTCTCCTACTAATGTCTGTTAATTAAAAACTCAAATGTTTTCTACTCTGAGCATCTGTGTTCAGTCTACAGCATCTGTAGTACTTGATGTCAGTCCTCCATCAGCTGAATTCTGCGTGGTTTAGTGCTTCTGTCACTTTAAGAGATTCAGCACCACGGACAGCAGCTGTCAATCAGACTTCAGCACCACTGATCACAGCTTAACAACAAACTTAGCTCAAAATCTGCATCGCCACTTTAACATTCCTGACTTTGATAACGaaaacattcaaattaaattgagGCTttgtaattaaacattaaaaaaaactaaataaaataattgataataGCCAATTCATGCAAGCTTACTCTTACATTCCAGACAATCATGAAAATCAGAGTCATgttttgaccttattctgcaatgtgaAGGTAAGTTCTATTTTCacgattgttttaggacttccggTTGTCTATAAGTAAATAACAAGGCATAACAAATGGCAACAAACAAACTACTAAATAAACTACTCGCTCTAAAACAAGTCTTGTTTAGAATATACATATCAATTATATAAACAATGTGTTAAAGAAATACCAGTTTGCAACAATGAGCATCATGCGGTGCTGATGTTCCCTGTTAAAATTACTGGAAGTAAATGACACCACAACTCTCAAGTATTACTGTAGGTTCCAATGGCTGCATCAGTTCTTATGTGAAAGAATAAGGACCAAagttgtttaaaatgttattcaaaatcctatttttaatgttaaagtatgattaaaatgtaaaacccACCTACAATTTCAGCCATAATAAGACCATACTAggtttatttcaaattaaaatgatattGTCCACTAGATGGAGCAAGAGGTTTCAGTTTTGATGTGTGGCGATGAACAGAAAGAAGAGGAAATCACAAACACAACCTCCAGAGAGTCTAATGGACAAATCTGAGCAGTTTAATAACTAGAAGAATATCTAATATCTAACAGACAGCTTAAAAATACTGcagttaataaaaatgtcataCTGACATGACTTTTGGCAATCAGAGAATCCATCATAAGCCCTTAGTCCTTTGTAGATAATAATGTgatgtggcgacgcagtggcgcagtaggtggtgctgtcacatcacagcaagaaggtcgccggttcgagcctcggctgggtcagttggtgtttctgtgtggagtttgcatgttctccctgcgttcgagtgggtttcctttgggtgctccggtttcccccacagtccaaagacatgcgatacaggtaaattgggtaagctaaattatccgttgTGTATGAGcgtgtctgaatgagtgtgtgtggatgttttccagagatgggttgcggccggaagggcatccgctgcattaaaacgctggataagttggtggttcaatccgctgtggcgaccccggaataataaagtgactaagccgaaaagaaaatgaataaatgataatgtGATAGGCAATACTTTCATATATTACTCAAATTTACAGCATCTCTTTGAGTTGTAAAGTTAGTGTCCATCGTTGCTAAAGAAACCGTTTCCTGTCTTTATCACACTTACTCTAGGTGTCTGAAGCGCATTTTGTGTCGACCATAGTAACATAAATAGCAAGAGCATCAGCAAACCACAAGCAGCTCATTCCAGTTTCTGTTTAGCAAACTGACCACACGTTAAACAAACCTGCAAAACATGAGCAGATACAACTCACATTGCTtttctagatcagtgtttcccaaccctattcctgaaggcacaccaacagtacacattttcaacctctccctaatcaaacgcacctgaatcacctaattagaacataagaagagactccaacacctgaagttagtcaggtaagggagacatccaaaatatgtactgttggtgtgcctccaggaaaagggttgggaaacactgctctagatcaTGTAAAATCCACAGTCtgaaattagtcaattagttatTAGTATAATGTTAAGTTTTATGATTTCAAATAGGACTCACTTTTGATCTTTATCATATTCTAGGAATATTTAAagtatatgttttaaatattgtctcatttaatagactttatttaatctgttattaatatgttttacttttactctatCTCACTGTGCGTTTCCTGAACATTTCTGAGAAGAGAGAATAGAGACCCTAAACCTTCACCTGGTTTCTGTGGTTTGAGCTGACTGAAAATATCCTGTTCATCACACAAACGCAAAACCAACCAGTGTTCAGGAAACACTTCATGACAAAAGAACAATCAAAGACTGTTTCCATTTTTAaacgtttttaataatttaataataaaacaaaaacatagtaaTTCATTTATAATACTGGGGGTTAAAATCAAGAAATTAACTTTAGTGCACTTTAGTGCATGAAGACACGCTCACCACTTCACTGTGTGTCGTCTGGTGATGATGATGAGATCATTCTTGAGATCACAAGACTAAATCAAACATTAACAACAGTGAGAAAAATATGGGAAAATGGCATTGTAAATTGAGTTTGTgtctctgtgtttacattgtaaGCCAAATGTCCcctcaagtatagcaataccagtaaatttggaCATTTTTTGGTCCCTATGATAAGGAAAACAGCCtacaaatcagacaaaattaagtattttgaatatgcaatagtgtgtatgtgaatggcGTTTATGTAGTGAAGGATATCAGTGTAAATGATCTGCTTCTGTGCATATGTTGGTGTCCAGATTGAAATCAGCTGTAGCAGGTAATCAGAGTCTGAATTGGCACAGAGTATGATGGGATGTGTAGTCCGGGTGGACAGCTGGTGGAGTGTATATATAGCTGGAATGCCTTCTAGTAAGTCTGGTTGGTACTCAAGCTGAGGACCATAAGGAAACTTTTCCTCTGATACGCCAGTCGTTGTAGGTTTAATAAACAGTATAAGCTCTATTCACATAAAGGGCAGTGTCTGTTTTGGGCCCTAAATAAATGGACATCCCAGACtcatttaatatgaattatttccTGACACACATTCTCTGCAGTGGAGATTCAAtcgatgatgaagatgaggatgatggtgatgatgatgaagttcTTTCTGAAGCATCTGTATACAACATAGCACATCAATAATCTTACACAGACCTCTTTTCTTATGGTTAAAATAAGTGTTATTACATCATTCACACATTCATGTCTGCTAATGCTCAGAAACAAAGCTGTGAGTTTCCAGAACTGAAGCCTGAGGTTTCACAGTGAATATTAATGTAGAGTTGATTTAAAGCATTATCGACAATCAATTGGTCATTGATTAATCATTGGTATTCTTAATTATGACTTTgttattaaatttacatttacatttagtcatttagcagacacttttgtttaaagtgactTACAACTGAGGAGGGGTTCAGTGATTCAACAAAGAGACGCAATACACATAACAAGTGCTAATTATATAAAGGAAATGTTTGTGCTTAGAGAATTAGTAATAGAGTAAAGAGGGGGAAGGTttttctacaagtggtttgtcaagcccactcacctaaaTGTGGCACACCcagaattaataatattttggggtcGGCATGTGATGTGGTTGGGGAGAGAAGAGGGTCTTGGTTTTGTTCACAGGAGCCATATTATCATGCAGCCGAAGAGCAGTTACTCACTATAGCAGTggtgagcctggtcagtacctggatgggagaccccaagggaaaactaggttgctgttggaagtggcaTTAGTGATGCCAGCacggggcgctcaacctgtggtcggTGTAagccctaatgccccagtatagtgaaggggacactatactgtcagtgggggCCGTCTTTccaatgagacgttaaaccgaggtcctgactctctgtggttattaaaaatcccatggcacttctcataaagagtaggggatGTCCTgtccaaattccctccattggcccttacccaccATGGCCTCtgaatcatccccatccactgaattggctctatcactgtccctccacttcacctatagctggtgtgttgtGAAGCACTGGTGCTATTGTCCTGTGgttgccatcgcatcatccaaatggatctgcacactggtggtggtgtggagagacccccctcatgatatGTCTAAGACCCTCTTCTCTTCCCCACCTCATCACATGTCAACCCCAAAATGTTATTAATTCTGGATGTGccacacacaggtgagtgggcttgacaaaccacctgtagaaacattcTCTCTTTCAAAAAAACCTTCCCCAAGGACCCACACACactcgtggacacactcttgatctacttataactaagggtttacacatttcatcgactGTTGTTAAGAATCTGATCGTTTCTGTATATTCTTTAATATATATTGACCACTCCAGCTGTTCAAGACAGAAAGAGtctctctgtcagaaagagatgcataaatgaaaacactaatgagcagtttatgaaggccatatcacTAGCACTAAGCAtttctgcagactctgttgattcacTCCTTGATTTagttaactctaaagttaagaatgtcatagatgacattgctcccgTTAAAGTCAGGATAAGAACTGGGAGAAAAAATCATGGACAAGGTCAACAGGAGTTCAAATGATGAAAAGAcaatgcagaaaagctgagcgtatatGTGGAGGAAgaccattataatatctataaagacagtcttcatgCTTTTATTGTGGAACTAaacactgctaggcagactttcttttcaagccttataaacagcaacctAGATAACCCCCGCACCCTCTTTGCAACAGTAGAGAGACTCACAaaaatctcaaatctcccttttatAGGCAAAATCATTATgtctgatttcatggcaattaatggtaaaatcttagaagagatcatgcaagttatgaaaacatcaccCTGCAGTCTTGATACACTCCTCACATCTTTCTTCAAAacagtgtttacctgtttagaaatggatcttctaaaagtggtaaatgcttcacttctcacagggatttttccaaactcacttaaaactgcagttgttaaacccctcttgaagaagagcaacctggataataccctattgagcaattacaggcccaactcaaatctccctttcactggcaaaatctccctttcattggcaaaatcattgaagaagttgtttttaaccaggttaacaagttcttaaacttcaaggggtgtttagacaattttcaatctggtttcagaccacatcacagtacagagagcgcccttataaagataatcaatgatatacgcctaaatacagattcaggcaaactaacagtgctggtactgctcgatctcagtgctgcatttgacactgtcgatcacagcatacttctggataggctggaaaactgggttgggctgtctgggacggtcctcaagtggttcagatcttaccttgaattGAGAGGTTACTATTttagtataggtgaccataggtctaGGTGGACatccatgacatgtggagtcccacaaggctcgattctggcacctctcctgttcaacgtTTATATGCTCtttctgagccaaataatgagaaagaaccaaatttcctaccacagctatcctgatgacactcagatctacttagccttactgcctaatgactacagccccattgacaccctctgccaatgcattgatgaaatgaataattggatgtgccaaaactttcttcagttaaacaaagggAAAACTGAGGTCATTGCattttgggaacagagatgaggttctcactCAAAGTGAATGCATACCTTGgcactaaaggtcaaacaacaaaaaataaggtcaagaatcttggtgtgactctggagtcagatctgagtttcaatagggATGttaaagcagtcagtaaatcagcatactatcatctcaaaaacattgcaggatttagatgctttgtttccagtgactcagagaaacttgttcatgcttttatcagcagtagggtggattactgtaacggcctcctcacgggCCTTCCCAAGAAACAATCAGACAGTTGAAGCTCATCTAGAACGCTggggccaggattctgaccagaaccaggaaatcagagcacatcacacctgtcctcaggtctttacactggctcccagttacattcagaatagattttaaagtattattactggtctataaatcactaaatgtcttaggacctcaatacattatagatatgctcactgaagacaaacctaacagatcactcagatctttaggatcaaataaactagaaattccaagagttcagtcaaagcagggtgaatcggcattcagctactaacagcgcccctcgctgctggaatcagcttccagaaatgatcagatgtgctccaacattaggcacgttccaatcgagactgaaaacacatctgtttagctgtgcctttactgaatgagcactgtgctacagcCCACagatcactttttttttattatgtctttcttttctttttttgttctttaataacctgtttaacacattttaatctgtttttatctgtttttaatcatttttatcatttgttttttttattttcttatacttgtcttttctTATTCTtgtttttgtaaagcactttgaattgccactgtgtatgaaatgtgctatataaataaacttgccttgcctatagcgcatgtgtttggactgtgggggaaaccggagcacccggaggaaacccacgccaacatggggagaaaactccacacagaaatgcccactgacccagccgaggctcaaaccagcaacattcttgctgtgaggccaccgtgctaaccactgaaccaccatgccaccctaaacAGCACCATagtatgtgtatatactgtaggtTACAGAAAATCTAAGACTTACCCATTTTAACCCTGAGGTTGACTTTAGTGATGACGTGAGCTCCACACCAGTAAACTCCAGAGTCGTCTGCTCTCAGATCAGTGATGTTGACAGTAAAGACTCCAGCAGATGCTTCATCACTGATAGAGAATCGAGCATCTCTGATGGTCTCCAATGAATCTCCATCCTTCACACACGTGGAGGCTTCATGTGCTTTGCAGAAGCTTTTCTGATCTCCATCATGATGTCTGCACTGGATGGACACGTCGTCTCCTTCATACTTAGTCAAGCTCAGCTCTGGAAATGATCAGAAACACAAGAACATCAGTGGACAGGCCTAGTTTTCCACATTCAGATGTGTGAAGCTTCCTCACCCTGCTTGATGATGACCATCAGATGAGTGTAAAGATAATTCAGCTCTCTGTCTAATGTCACTGCGCACCAGTATTTCCCAGCATCCTCTGCTGTCAGTCCAGTGATGGTCCCAGTGAAGACACTTGCTGTGACGTCTTCATGCAGAGtcagtctctctttctcttctctcaCAGTCTCATCCAGAGGATGTGTGTCTCTAGTGGAGCACTTCCCCTTACAGAGAGACTTTGACTTTGATTGATAGATTGAATCATAAGGGCAGAAGATCTGAGCAGATTCTCCTTCACGTCTCACTACTGGAGacactgcacacaaacacacacacatttaacacacaGATGATGGTGAACAGACTGGATTTACTCCAGAATCATCTGAATGGACTCACTGATGACGCTGAGCTGGATTTTAGTGGTCAGGGAGATGAAGGTCAGATGTGTGTCTCTGGTTTCTGCTCCACACCAGTAAACTCCAGCATCTCTGACACTCACATTACTGATTCTCACTGTAAAAACTCTCTCTTCATTTCCCACAGATTCTGCAGGAGTCTTTTGGGGCTCTTCAGATGCTCTTGTTGTCTGGCAGCTCTTATAATTATCCTCTTTGCAGAAATAAACTTTCTGTTCTTCTGGGATCTGACAGCTCATCTTCACTTCTCCACCAAGATGAACAGATTCATTCATGATTTTTTGATATTTTCCATCTGCTAATCAAGATAATAGACAGTCAGAAGAGATACTTTATATACTCAAGTTAAAGTATCTGCTGTTTCCTCACCATGTCTGATGTTGAGCTGAAGTTGAGTGAATCTCTCAGTATATTCAGAGTCCTTCCCTCCACACCTGTATGTTCCTGCATCTGCAGCTTTCAGCTCTCTAAAAAACACCATCAAGACTCTTGCTCTGGTGTCGTCATCTACAGAAACATCTCCATTCTTCATCCATTCCTCCTGACCTCCTGAACATCCAGCTGATGTTTCTTTACAGATGTACTTTGTCTTGGTTTTGTGTTGAGGATGCTCACACTTGATCATCAGAGCAGCTCCTGGGTAGCTGCTGACTATAGACATGGCCGATTTAGCTGCCAATAAACAAAATATCAGACTAAATcaacatagaaacaaacaatCTTGCTTCATTTTTTTTTGACAGTTTGCTCTACTCACCCATAATGTGCAGATGAACAGTACTAATAATAGACGAGTATCTGCTGATTGCAACACCACATAAATAAACTCCTCCATCATCTAGTGTCACGGTAGAAATTCTCACATTGAAGAAGTTATTACGTCTGTCATCAGAAATACTgaatctttctttatttcttgtgCCAGTGGAGTGTATCATCTCTTCAATTATGTTTTGTCTCTCTTTGAATAATACTTTTGCATCATAAATATGATTCTGGGAATATTCACAACTGAAGACAGCAGTTTCTCCATTATTCACTATCACTTTCTTTGATAGCACACGGCGTGAATCtgtcatttacaaaaaataaataaaagttaatatatgTCGAAACAAGCTATTCTTAAAGAGTAGAAGC
This genomic stretch from Danio aesculapii chromosome 1, fDanAes4.1, whole genome shotgun sequence harbors:
- the LOC130241230 gene encoding polymeric immunoglobulin receptor-like; this encodes MAKSAMSIVSSYPGAALMIKCEHPQHKTKTKYICKETSAGCSGGQEEWMKNGDVSVDDDTRARVLMVFFRELKAADAGTYRCGGKDSEYTERFTQLQLNIRHVKMSCQIPEEQKVYFCKEDNYKSCQTTRASEEPQKTPAESVGNEERVFTVRISNVSVRDAGVYWCGAETRDTHLTFISLTTKIQLSVIMSPVVRREGESAQIFCPYDSIYQSKSKSLCKGKCSTRDTHPLDETVREEKERLTLHEDVTASVFTGTITGLTAEDAGKYWCAVTLDRELNYLYTHLMVIIKQELSLTKYEGDDVSIQCRHHDGDQKSFCKAHEASTCVKDGDSLETIRDARFSISDEASAGVFTVNITDLRADDSGVYWCGAHVITKVNLRVKMDASERTSSSSPSSSSSSSIESPLQRMCVRK